The following coding sequences lie in one Phragmites australis chromosome 8, lpPhrAust1.1, whole genome shotgun sequence genomic window:
- the LOC133926249 gene encoding putrescine hydroxycinnamoyltransferase 1-like: MAITHFDLEIASRMLVGASRPPPCFPAVLAVSNLDLVLGPFPIFLVSVYSAPAAGLDAVVSAVRAALPSYLSLFFPFAGRIVRDPETKIPEVACNNAGAELVVADAAVQLAAVDFSEVDRSLGLIQIPFDPSLAMSVQVVRFACGGFALTLATSHLLADGRAFTVLLSAFAEMVREGGLSGEPRLDRSLFRPRSPPRYSASLDAEFSRFTPESMINPLLAAAIRRRLYRIEAADLAALQAEAASAGGGRRASRFVALCAHVWKLLARAVGDSDPSCRMAWIVDGRKLVEPSDGALDRYIGNVITYTSREASVAELLRAPLRDVAAMVRASIAAVMNEARFQELADWMEERKAAFRDGGKWTEAVNLGFGSPALVISGLLPFPIDGDLGFGKPRLVMPWLRHGRLGSASVTVVPSPSGDGSWIVGATRMWPRLLEVVEADPGSLLKPVMAADLGLATPAGSRL, from the coding sequence ATGGCGATTACGCACTTCGACCTCGAGATCGCCTCCCGGATGCTGGTGGGGGCCTCGCGCCCGCCGCCATGCTTCCCCGCCGTCCTCGCCGTCTCCAACCTCGATCTCGTCCTCGGCCCCTTCCCCATCTTCCTCGTTTCCGTCTACTCTGCCCCCGCCGCCGGCCTCGATGCGGTCGTTTCCGCCGTGCGCGCCGCCTTGCCGTCCTACCTCTCcctcttctttcccttcgccGGCCGCATCGTGCGCGATCCGGAGACCAAGATCCCCGAGGTCGCGTGCAATAACGCCGGCGCCGAGCTCGTGGTCGCCGACGCTGCCGTGCAACTCGCGGCCGTCGACTTCTCGGAGGTCGACCGGTCGCTGGGGCTGATCCAGATACCGTTCGACCCGAGCCTCGCCATGTCCGTGCAGGTGGTCCGGTTCGCGTGCGGCGGGTTCGCTCTGACGCTCGCCACGAGCCACCTCCTCGCCGACGGCCGGGCGTTCACCGTGTTGCTGAGCGCGTTCGCCGAAATGGTCCGCGAGGGCGGCCTCTCTGGCGAACCCCGGCTCGACCGGTCCCTGTTTCGGCCGCGGTCGCCGCCGCGGTACAGCGCGTCACTGGATGCCGAGTTCTCGCGGTTCACGCCGGAGAGCATGATCAACCCCCTCCTGGCCGCGGCCATCCGGCGTCGCCTGTACCGCATCGAGGCGGCCGACCTGGCGGCACTCCAGGCTGAGGCAGCGTCGGCCGGCGGCGGGCGCCGAGCGTCGCGCTTCGTGGCACTGTGCGCGCACGTCTGGAAGCTCCTCGCGCGCGCCGTTGGCGACTCCGACCCCAGCTGCCGGATGGCGTGGATCGTCGACGGCCGGAAGCTGGTCGAGCCGTCGGACGGCGCCCTGGACCGGTACATCGGGAATGTGATCACCTACACTTCCCGTGAGGCGAGCGTGGCGGAGCTGCTTCGCGCGCCGCTGCGCGACGTGGCGGCCATGGTGCGCGCGTCCATCGCGGCGGTGATGAACGAGGCGCGGTTCCAGGAGCTGGCGGACTGGATGGAGGAGCGGAAGGCGGCGTTCAGGGATGGCGGGAAGTGGACGGAGGCGGTGAATCTTGGGTTCGGGAGCCCCGCGCTGGTGATCTCCGGGCTGCTCCCGTTCCCCATCGACGGGGACCTCGGGTTCGGGAAGCCCAGGCTCGTCATGCCGTGGTTGCGGCACGGCCGGCTGGGCTCCGCGTCCGTGACGGTCGTGCCCAGCCCGAGCGGTGACGGGTCGTGGATCGTCGGCGCAACGAGGATGTGGCCGCggctcttggaggtggtggaagcAGACCCCGGGAGCTTGCTGAAGCCGGTGATGGCGGCGGACCTTGGACTGGCGACGCCGGCGGGATCCCGTCTGTGA